AGCCCCTGGCCACCGAGATGACGTCGGCAGAGAACCCAATCACCGACGCAAAGGTAGAGCTGGGACGCACGCTCTACTACGACGAACGGCTGAGCAAGAACCAGGATGTCTCCTGCAACACTTGCCACTTGCTAGACAAGTACGGCGTCGACGGCACCGACGTGAGCGTCGGCCACAAGAAGGCCAAGGGCACTCGCAACGCGCCCACGGTGTACAACGCAGCCGCGCACTTCGTGCAATTCTGGGACGGCCGCTCACCCAATGTGGAGCATCAGGCGACGCAGCCGGTGTTGAACCCGGTGGAGATGGCCATGCCCGACGAGGCGGCGGTGCTGAAGGTGCTGCAGAGCATTCCGGAGTACGTGGAAGCCTTCAAGAAAGCGTTTCCCGACGACAAAGAAGCGCTGACCTACGCGAACATGGGCAAAGCCATTGGCGCCTTCGAACGCAAGCTCGTCACGCCCAGCCGCTGGGACAAGTACCTGGCTGGTGACGACAAGGCCATCACGGACGAAGAGAAGATGGGTGCCAAGGCCTTCATGGACGCGAACTGCACGACCTGTCACCAGGGCGAGCACCTGGGTGGCACGATGTATCAGAAGGCGGGGCTGGTGAAGCCGTGGCCGAACCAGAAGGACCAAGGTCGCTTCGACGTCACCAAGGCCGAGGCCGACAAGATGATGTTCAAGGTGCCTGGGCTGAGGAACATCGAGAAGACCGCACCCTACTTCCACGATGCTTCTGCCAAGACCCTCGAAGAGGCCGTGCAGATGATGTCCGAGTACCAGTTCAACAAGAAGCTGGACGACAAACAGGTTGCCTCCATCGTCGCGTTCCTGAAGACACTCACCGGCGATCTGCCGATGGATCTGATCAAGAAGCCGGAGTTGCCAAAGTCCGGACCCAAGACCCCGAAGCCAGACCCAAACTGAGAGTCCTCGACACCGGTATCAGCCCGGGAGCGATCGGCGCCACTCGCGAAGCGCGAGTAGGGAACACCGCGTGAATCGTGGTAGATGCGAGTGCGCGAGCCAGTCGGAGGACGACGAATGAGCATGAAATGGGCAGTGGTTCTCGCAGGGTGCATCGCCACTTCGGTGACGGCCTGCGGCGGTGATGACGACACGAGCGGCAGTGGCGGTAGCTCCAGTGGCGGCGCAAGCGGTGGCAGCGCTGGAACCACGGGTGGTACCGCAGGCAGCGGTGGCGTTTCAGGTAGCAGCAGTGGCGGAGGTGCCGGCCTAGGGGGCAGCGCGGGCAGCGATGCGAGCGTGTGCGTACCGCCGGAAGCTGGCACTGTGGCCGAAGTGAACGACTGCGCTGGGGCTCCGGTTGCCCAGACCGTCGAGATCCAGAACTTCGCATTCTCCCCGGCCTCTGCGACCGTGAAGGTTGGCGAAGTAGTGAAGTTCGAGAACCTGGATATCTCCTCTCACACCTCGACGTCCGGCACTCCGAGTTGCTCGGCGCAGGAGTGGGATACCGGCACGTTGGAGCAGAACGCAACCAAATGCGTGAAGTTCCTGGTTGCGGGGAACTATCCCTACTTCTGCTTCATCCACCCCTCCATGGTCGGGTCCGTCACCGTGACGAACTGATGGCCGTGGTGGCGCTCAACGAGGCTTCAACGCGCTGAGCTTGTCGCGATGACGGTGCTGGGCCGCATTGTAGTCTTGTTGCGTCAACCCCAGCGCTTGGGTCACGGTGCGTAGCAGTTTGACCTCGTCATTGCTGATGACGCCATCGGCGGCGGATAGGTCCACGAGCACCTCGAGCACCTCCGCCCGCAGTTCGCGATCTGCCAACTCGACGAGCGTGCGTGCGTAGCGCGGCATCTGCACCGTGGAGATCTCGAGGATGTTTTGGCGCAGTGCCTCGGCGATGGCCTCGATGCCGACGTCGGTCATGCCGTGGATGCGCGAGAGCTCGCGACGTACACGCGTCTCCTCGCTGGCGCTGTAGTCGCGGTCCGCGTAGGCGATCACACCGAGCAATCCAGTGATGGCCGTCACGACGCGCACGGTGTCGTCATCGGCATCGGGAAGATGCTTGCCCACTTGATGCGCCAAGGCCTCCGCGCCTTCGGGTTCCGTCGCGGCGGCGGAGCTGCGAAGCCAACGTCCAAACATGAAGGCATCGTATCACGCGGGCCGAGCAGGCTGCGCCCGCCAGCGAGCTCATTGGCATGCGTCAAACGCGGCAAACTGGCAGACCCCGTCGGCGCAGTCGAGGCCCCGCGCACAGAGGTCTTCGCCGAACACACCTTGACCGCATGGCATGCCTTCGACCGGCAGTGGCTGACACGTGCCCGCTCCAGCGAGGGGACCCGCGCAGAACTGCGTCGTAACCTTGCACAGCTCGACCGCGTCGAGGCCGCACGGCGCCCCAACGCCGGCGGGGTAGTACTGTTCTGCGACGCACTTTCCGTCGGTGCACACAAAGCCGAACACACACTCGTCCTCCAGCACGCAGTCCGCGCCTTCAGGCAAACCACCGCCACAAACTCCGTCGCGACAGGTGAGGCCGGTCCGGCATGCGTTCAACTCGTCGCAAGGCTGGCCAGCCTGTACGACGTGCACGCACTTCTTCCCGTAGCAGGTTCCTTCGGCGCAGTGCGGTCCCTTGGTGCTGCTGCACTCGGCGCCAAGAGGAGCGGTACGAATGGGTTCCGCCCCGCAAGCGCGACAACCCGTGGTGAAGTCGACCTTACAAGACCAGCTCGCGCATTGTGAATGGTCGACACACGGGGATCCGGCCTGCAACGTTCCCGGTACGTCGGAGCATTCAGGCGCACCCACGACCTCAGTCCAGCCCGCGGCGCAGATGGCCGAAGGGAGCGATGCGACACAAGCCTGCAGCCGCTCTAGCGTCTGCCCGTTGCCCGGCAGCGCGAAGTCCCGGACACAGAGTCGATTCTGCGTCTCGAGGCAGCCCGCGAAGGAGTCGTAGAGGAACGACGCGCCGAACGAGCTGCACTCGCTCGAGCGCGCGCAATACGCTTGGGCACGCGCCACGCAGACGGCGCGCTGTGCCTCGCTGACGGCGCGCGCCTCGAGCCCCGGGGCCTCACCCGTGTCGCTCGTCTGGCTACTACTGCAAGCGAAGGGAAAGAGTAGCAGCGCCAAAGCAAGGATGCTGCGCCCATTGGGGAAGTGAGCCATTTGCTTCTGTCTACGCGCTGCGATGACGAGTCTCCCCCTTCACTTCTTGCGCGAACGGGCAGGCCCTGAGTTGCGCGCCCTGTTTCTCAGGTTCCAGGCAAGCACACTTGGTGCTACACGCGCGAAATGAGTTCTCAGCAGCCCTCCGACGCCCTGAAGAAGAAGCGCGGTGACCGCGCCCTGAATCTCGTTCGCCCCGTCGAGGTTCAGCCGGGATTCCAGCGCATGGCGGAAGGATCCGCGTTGTACCGCGCCGGCAACACCGTCGTGCTCTGCACGGCATCGATCGACGCTTCGGTTCCGAAGTGGATGGAGGGCAAGGGGCGTGGCTGGGTCACCGCGGAGTACCAAATGCATCCGCGTTCCAATCCGGTGCGCCGCGAACGCCGCGACGGCCGCGAGCGCTCCCTGGGTGGGCGCACCCGCGAGATCGAGCGCTTGATCGGCCGGGCACTGCGCGCGGCCGTCGACTTGCAGGCCCTGGGCGAGCGCAGCGTCGTGGTCGACTGCGATGTGTTGGAAGCGGACGGCGGAACGCGCACGGCGAGCATCACCGGTGGCTTCATCGCCCTGGCCCTGGCCCTCGACGCGCTCCGCAAGCGTGGCGAGCTGAAGGCGCCAGCGCTACGCGATCAAGTTGCCGCCGTGAGTGTGGGTCACGTGGATGGTCAGCTCGCGCTGGACCTCTGCTACGCCGAGGACAGCTCCGCGCGTGTCGACCTGAACGCGGTGGCGACGGCCCGCGGTGGCATCGTCGAGATCCAAGGCACCGCCGAGGGCGAAGCGGTGCCGCGCCAGGACATGGATGCGATGGTGGATCTGGCCCTCGAGGGCATTCGAGAGTTGTGCGAAGTGCAGCGCCGCACCCTGGCCAGCGCGGGCGCGACGCTCGAGGAACTGGTCCAAACCGCGCGCTGAAGGCACGCGATGTCGAGTGCGGGGCGCTTATCGATCGCGATCTTCTCGGCGCTGGCGGGCTGCAGCGCCTCGCGCGCCCCGCAATCCCAACCTCGGGAGGTCGCTCTTGGATCTTCGACTGCGCCGGCCATCCCTCGAGCACCGATCGCGCCGGCGGATGCTGCCGTGGATGCCGCTCCAGACATGGTTCCCGAACCTGACGCTTCTCCTCAGTCGACCGCGAGTCCCGGCGACGGTGGATCCGGGGCAAGAGTAGTCATCGGGGGTGTTGGGCACCAGGGCTACGAGGACGTTGCCGCCGTGGTTGCGAGCATGCGCCCAGGGTTCCGTCGCTGCTATGAGCGCTCACTCGCCAGCAATCCAAACCAGGGCGGCGCGCTTCGCGTGACCGTTCGCATCGGTCCAAGTGGCGAAGTCCTCTCGGCGACAGCTACCGGCTCCGGCTACTCGTCGAGTCTGCTCGAGTGCTTGGAAGGGCGCGCGCGGAAATCGCGCTTTCCGCCGCCGGAGGGTGGTGCTGCGGTGATCGTCATTCCCCTCACGTTGCTTCCGTGAGCGCGCTGCACTCAGATCGGGCATGACGGTGGTGGACACGCGCCGACGCGAGGAACCGCGCTGCCCGGACCTATTCCACACCACGGCGGCGCGGCTGCTGGCAGACCCTGCGTCACGTACGGTGAGTAGCCCTTCGGCAGCCAGTACGGATGGTCCAGGACGAACTGCCACATGCCGGCGTACTTGCTGTAGCCGGCTGGTGGCTCGAAAGGCGGTTCGGCGTGGGCGCAGTTGTGGACGCACTCTAGGAAGAAGGTGCCGTCTTTGGTCAAGCTCTGCTCCAAGGTGAGGCTGAGCCCCTGGAACTGCTGCAGCACGCAGACGTCCTGCGGTCCGCCCCAGAGCACGAAGCCAGGGATCGGATGGGTTGGTGTGGTCCAGGGTTTGATCGTCGTGTTCTGTGCAGTGCCGACGCCCCCCGAAAGCGACATGAAGCTCGAAAGATACTGACTGCGCTTGCCCACGAGCTGGTCGGTCCAGAGCGCTCCCGCGCTGACCCCTGCGCTCGCGACGCAGTTCTTGTTCACGTTGAACTGCTGCGACACACAGGAGAGCATGTCGTCGAAGAACGTGAGCTCTGCCTGCACCTGTTGCGGAGTCGCGATCAGCGAGTAGGGCCACTTGAATACGTTCAGGGACGACGGATCGGCCTCGGGAATGACGGCGATGAAGCGCTGCGCGTCCGCAGCAGCTTGGACCTCGCCCTTGTCGTAGAAGCTCTTCGCGCTGCCCCCGAGCCAGTGCCAAAGAAAGATGATCGGGAGCTTCTCGTTGGGCAGAATGTCGTGGGGAAGGGCCAGAATGAACTTGCGGCTGTTTCCCGATGTCGTGAACGTGATGGGGTTGGCGGCGCCGGCGGCGTCGGCGGTCGTCGGTAGCGCAGGGCAAGTTCCCCCGCTGTACGCCGGTGGATCCGGCGCTTGCGGCGCGCCCGCGGGTGGGTCTGCACTGCAGCCGCCGACACCGAGCGCGCCCGCGTCTGTGATGTAGCCACCCGTACCGCCGCTGCCGCCCGACGCTGCGTCACTGCTGGCATCGGGCAGGCCACTGTCGCCGGCGCCGGTTCCCGCGATGCCGCCGCTAGAGCCGCCGCCACTGCCGCCGCTCGTCGATCCGCCGCTCGTCGATCCGCCGCTCGTCGATCCGCCACTCGAAGTCCCGCCACTCGAAGTCCCACCGCTGCCGGCATCGTCCGAATCCGACGAGCTACCGCACGCGCATGCGCTCGCGACGCCCAGGCTCACGATGAGCGCACGCAGCGCCTTGCTTGTTCCCGTTCTCATGGATACCTCCGTGGACGGCCAGCCAGTCCCCGAAAGGATGGAGGCAACTCCAGCGGATTTCAAATCCATGCACGAAGCCGCGGGGCGGGAAGCCCGCAGCGAGCGCGCAGAGTCGATAGGACCTGCGGATCGAGGACACTAGGTGCTCGAGTGACTGAGCGCTCGCAGCGCCTCCACGCCGCCGAGGCATCTCGCTATGAGTTCGCTCTGCTTGTGGGTTCCCGTCTTCTCAAACACGCGGGCGAGCTGGCTCTTTGCGGTGTTCTCTGGGACTCCCAGCCGGTTTGCCGCGTCGCGCAAGCTCGCGCCGCGCACCAACATGCAGGTGAGCTCGGCCTCCGCGCGGCTCAGGCCATAGATGGTGCGCAACACGCCCTCGGAGGGTTCCGCGGGCCACAGCGGGTTGGTGACGAAGACGACCGCGCAGCCCTCGAGGCTGGCCCCGCGGGTTTCCTGCGCGGGCACAGGCAGCACGCGAATCGTGCTGGTCAGGTGGCTCGTTCCAGGACGCGAGCAGAAGGCGTCCTCCATCGGCGCGGTCCGAGTCGCTGCTCGTTGCAGGGCGGACTGAAGGCGTACATCCATCGAGCCGTCGCTCGCGTGCAGCACCTCTTCGTCCAGTCTCAACTCCGCGGTTTCGGCCAGAAGCCGATCGGCGGCTTGGTTCTTCTTCAGTACGCGTCCGTCGCCGGCACAGACGAACACCGCCAACGGCAGATAGTCTAGGGCCCGAGCTTGAGCCGCTTGCAGCTGATGCACGTCATTCGCCATACGCACCAGACGCACCGTTCGCCCCAAGTGCGGAGCGAGCAGCTCCATCAAACGCGAGTGCTCGGCATCAAACGGGCCCTGAGCAATGGATCGAATCAAGACGACGTTCATCACGAGATCGCCGCTGACGTCGATCACTGCATTGAGCAAGTAGAAGCCGCCCGCTGCGCGCATCAGCCGCCCGAGCTCGGAGTCGCCGTAGTCCTTGTCACCCACTGCCATTTGCGGGGTTGCCACCGCACCAGGGGTAGTGAAGAGCGGGTTGTGCAGCCCAAAAAGGGCCTTGGCAGCCGGGTGAAAGTGCTCGTTGTAGGCGGCGAGCTGGAGCGGGGTGAGACCAGCGGCCAGCAGGGCTCGCCCCTCGCCCGTCCGCTGATCGGAACTGCGCAGCATGGTTGCCAGGCTCGAGGTCTCTGTCCGAAGGGCCTCCAGGAGTCGTGGCCAGTTCTGCAGATCTTCGGCTACGTCGTAGACCACGTCGAGCAATGCAAGACACCGCGACTCGACTGAACCCGTCACAGCGTCATTCAGCATGGTTGATGGCGGCTGGCGCGTCCACCTTCATCACGACGCATAAAATGCGGAAACGAACACGGCGCCACCCGTCTGGGTGACGCTCACCCAAGTGGGTGGCGACAACAAAACGTGAGCAAGTGCTGCAAACCGAGCTCGAGTCACCGCACCCGATGCGCAGGTAATTCGATTCGCTAGCGATGCTGGAACTTGACGATTCTCGTGTTGCTCGATCAACGCGCTTGTCGTGCGCGCTGGCCCAACAGATGCATCTCGCGTCGACGCCTGCGGTGAAGGCACGGCGATAGGAGGGAACGATGGCAACGAGTGTCGCGGTCAAGATTGCACCATTGGTTGGGTGCGTAGCGCTCGCCGTCTGCGCATGCGGGAGCGACGATTCAACCACCGGCACCGGGGGAGCGTCGGGTGCGAGCGGCGCAGGGGGTGGCGCGGGAGCGGGCGGCGCTTCCGGTGGCGCATCGGGCTCCGCGGGCACCGGTGGCACGGCAGGAACCGCAGGCACGGGGGGCGTGGCCGGCTCTGCTGGAACGGGCGGCGCAGCTGGAGCGAGCGGTGGGGCGGGAACGGGCGGCGCAGCGGGCTCCGGCGGAGGAGGCACGACCTGTGTGTTGCCGTTCACGGACGACTTCAACGACGACAGCATCGACAAGGCAAAGTGGAGTACCGGCAACGTCGTGATGCAGCTCGCCGAGACCGGTGGAAAGCTGGTCATGACTTGGCCGGCAGCGCCGACGGGCGAGATGTACGCGCAGGCGATCAGTCAGTCAGCGTTCGATCTGAAGGCGTGTAGTGCACTCGTACAGCTCACGCAAACTCCGACTGCTGCAACCAAAGCCGCAGCGGGTTTCCAACTACAAGATCCGAACTCCGACTCTCTTGGCTTCCAGATCGAGGCGGGAGCGCTCACAGCCGTGTTCCAGGAATCGAACCTCATCAAGAAGCTGGCGACGGCCACCTTCGAACCGAGCAAACACAGCTGGCTCCGGATCCGTGAAGCGGCCGGGCAGCTGCATTGGGAGACCTCGGGCGACGGCAAGACCTGGGCGCAATTCCACCTCGCCAACGTTCCGGTTGGATTCAAGTCCGACATGGCCAAAGTACTTCTCTACGGCATGAGTTCCGGAACCGAAACGACGTCGCCAGGATCCGTGGCCTTCGACAATGTGAATCTGCCACCCTGACAGACAGTGCGGCCCGCCGCGTCAGCGTGGAAGGCCGAACATCAGCAGTTGCTGTTTCGTCCCGGGCTCGTTCGACGTGCTCGGTACGTACACGCGGCCGCCCACCACCGTAGGCGGCGTGAACTTGCTCCACGCCGGAATGCTCCAGGAGGCAATGACCGCGAGCGTGCGCGGGTCGATGGCCCACAACGTCCCCGCTGGCGACGCTTGTTTCGGCGCACGGGTGAGCGCCCACAGCACTGCGCTCTCCTCATCCCCATCATTAGAGGTCAGGACGAGGTTGCCGCCGCCCTCAAGCGCGGGCAGGTCCGAAGTGCGCTCCAGCTCGAAGGTGTCCGAGTCGTAGTCGTAGCGGAAAGAAGCGAGGCGATCCTTCGAGGGCCACGCATAGGCGAAGCCGTAGTGTGCAAGGGAGCCATCGGACGCGCGGGGACGGAAGAAGACGAAGGAACCGTAGATGGGCGGGATGTCCCACCAGCCGTGGAGATAGAGCGAATGGTCCGGTTGGAGCGAAAGCTCCGAAAACGGGCTCATGGGCTCTCGAGCTGGACTGAGATCGCCAGCGTCGAGCAAGTACACGAGCGCGGGCTTCGAGCCGATCAACAGGCGATTCGCCTCTGCAAGGAGTGTGGGTCCGGATGAACCAAAGCCGACATCACCGGTCTCCATGTACTGGAACACATTGCCATCAGCGCGATAGGGACGCGTGTCTGCGTACTGAGGGATCGCCTCCCCCGGCGCCGGAAAGGGCGCGTGAATCGGGAGCTTGAAGACGCTGTCTTCCTGGCCCATCGGCTCCGCGGGAAAGTCCGCAGGCGGGTGCACGCTGTTCGAGAGGATCCCGTTCGCCCCAGCGAAGTAGACGAACTCATCGTTTGCCGCCGGACCTGCACCCCCTTGCCAAACCGAACCTCCGCGCCCGGCGGGAGTGGTGCACATCACG
This genomic stretch from Polyangiaceae bacterium harbors:
- a CDS encoding cupredoxin domain-containing protein produces the protein MSMKWAVVLAGCIATSVTACGGDDDTSGSGGSSSGGASGGSAGTTGGTAGSGGVSGSSSGGGAGLGGSAGSDASVCVPPEAGTVAEVNDCAGAPVAQTVEIQNFAFSPASATVKVGEVVKFENLDISSHTSTSGTPSCSAQEWDTGTLEQNATKCVKFLVAGNYPYFCFIHPSMVGSVTVTN
- a CDS encoding AgmX/PglI C-terminal domain-containing protein, whose protein sequence is MVPEPDASPQSTASPGDGGSGARVVIGGVGHQGYEDVAAVVASMRPGFRRCYERSLASNPNQGGALRVTVRIGPSGEVLSATATGSGYSSSLLECLEGRARKSRFPPPEGGAAVIVIPLTLLP
- the rph gene encoding ribonuclease PH codes for the protein MSSQQPSDALKKKRGDRALNLVRPVEVQPGFQRMAEGSALYRAGNTVVLCTASIDASVPKWMEGKGRGWVTAEYQMHPRSNPVRRERRDGRERSLGGRTREIERLIGRALRAAVDLQALGERSVVVDCDVLEADGGTRTASITGGFIALALALDALRKRGELKAPALRDQVAAVSVGHVDGQLALDLCYAEDSSARVDLNAVATARGGIVEIQGTAEGEAVPRQDMDAMVDLALEGIRELCEVQRRTLASAGATLEELVQTAR
- a CDS encoding TerB family tellurite resistance protein, translated to MFGRWLRSSAAATEPEGAEALAHQVGKHLPDADDDTVRVVTAITGLLGVIAYADRDYSASEETRVRRELSRIHGMTDVGIEAIAEALRQNILEISTVQMPRYARTLVELADRELRAEVLEVLVDLSAADGVISNDEVKLLRTVTQALGLTQQDYNAAQHRHRDKLSALKPR
- a CDS encoding cytochrome-c peroxidase: MSTKRSFFVLGVLGVSATFGACKDKQPEQAATSAATPSAAPSAAPAGITREQATAVFKPLATEMTSAENPITDAKVELGRTLYYDERLSKNQDVSCNTCHLLDKYGVDGTDVSVGHKKAKGTRNAPTVYNAAAHFVQFWDGRSPNVEHQATQPVLNPVEMAMPDEAAVLKVLQSIPEYVEAFKKAFPDDKEALTYANMGKAIGAFERKLVTPSRWDKYLAGDDKAITDEEKMGAKAFMDANCTTCHQGEHLGGTMYQKAGLVKPWPNQKDQGRFDVTKAEADKMMFKVPGLRNIEKTAPYFHDASAKTLEEAVQMMSEYQFNKKLDDKQVASIVAFLKTLTGDLPMDLIKKPELPKSGPKTPKPDPN